From one Fodinicurvata sp. EGI_FJ10296 genomic stretch:
- a CDS encoding peroxiredoxin-like family protein, translated as METAMANKLKPGDHLPDITVPQIGGGELRLGIPVDDHDWQMVVIYRGKHCPICKAYLTELERTLPDFAAAGVDVIAVSGDPEDRARSFAEEIGVTFPVGHGLTVDQMKALGLYVSEPRSEQETDRPFPEPGVFVINADGLIQVVDISNAPFARPDLASLAKGLKFIRDNNYPIRGRLAA; from the coding sequence TTGGAGACGGCGATGGCAAACAAACTCAAACCCGGAGACCACCTTCCCGATATCACCGTGCCGCAGATTGGTGGCGGTGAGTTGCGTCTCGGCATCCCTGTTGACGATCACGACTGGCAAATGGTCGTGATCTATCGCGGCAAGCATTGCCCGATCTGCAAGGCCTATCTGACTGAGCTTGAGCGTACCCTGCCCGATTTCGCTGCGGCCGGGGTCGATGTCATCGCCGTTTCCGGCGATCCCGAAGATCGTGCGCGCAGCTTCGCCGAAGAGATCGGCGTTACCTTCCCGGTTGGGCATGGCCTCACGGTGGATCAAATGAAGGCGCTCGGGCTTTATGTTTCAGAGCCGCGCTCGGAACAGGAAACCGACCGTCCCTTCCCGGAACCTGGCGTGTTCGTGATCAACGCCGACGGGCTGATACAGGTTGTGGACATCTCGAACGCGCCGTTCGCCCGGCCGGATCTTGCGAGCCTCGCCAAGGGGCTGAAGTTTATTCGTGACAACAACTATCCGATCCGCGGTCGTCTCGCGGCCTGA
- a CDS encoding SDR family oxidoreductase — MKLDRKICVITGGAGGIGLEIPKYLAAAGAKVVIVSDRSVGELAVGLDAQVLPPTIYAMQD, encoded by the coding sequence ATGAAACTCGACCGCAAGATCTGCGTCATAACAGGTGGTGCCGGCGGCATCGGCCTTGAAATCCCGAAATACCTTGCCGCTGCAGGCGCCAAGGTGGTGATCGTGTCGGATCGCTCGGTGGGCGAGCTCGCTGTCGGTCTCGATGCGCAGGTCTTGCCGCCGACCATTTATGCAATGCAGGATTAA
- a CDS encoding flavodoxin family protein: protein MTLSEKQASLCEKNETDFSDLRAVYFNCTLKHPDQTSHTSLLLGTSAEIMRKSGVVVEDIRMTAHTVAFGVQPDMREHGWDHDDWPDLWRKVEAADILVIGTPIWLGEQSSVCRILIERLYAMSGLLNDKGQSIFYGKTGGVVVTGNEDGIKHVAMNVLYSMSHLGYTIPPQADCGWIGEAGPGPSYGDDDAGFDNEFTQRNTTIMTWNLMHMARMLKDAGGLPNHGNDRKAWSAGCRFDFENPEHRS from the coding sequence ATGACTTTAAGCGAAAAACAGGCATCACTTTGCGAGAAGAATGAAACTGACTTTTCCGATCTGCGTGCCGTATATTTCAATTGCACACTAAAGCATCCCGACCAAACGTCGCACACATCGCTGCTGTTGGGCACATCGGCCGAGATCATGCGCAAAAGTGGCGTCGTCGTGGAAGACATCCGGATGACCGCCCATACCGTCGCTTTCGGCGTACAGCCGGACATGCGTGAGCATGGCTGGGACCATGACGACTGGCCCGATCTATGGCGCAAGGTCGAGGCGGCGGACATACTCGTCATCGGCACGCCGATATGGCTGGGCGAACAATCCTCTGTCTGCCGGATTCTCATCGAACGTCTCTACGCCATGTCCGGGCTTCTGAATGACAAGGGGCAATCCATCTTCTATGGCAAGACCGGCGGCGTCGTGGTCACCGGTAACGAGGATGGGATCAAGCATGTGGCGATGAACGTTCTCTATTCTATGTCGCATCTTGGCTACACGATCCCGCCGCAGGCCGATTGCGGCTGGATCGGCGAGGCCGGGCCGGGTCCGAGCTACGGCGATGATGACGCGGGGTTCGACAACGAATTCACGCAGCGCAACACCACGATCATGACTTGGAACCTGATGCACATGGCGCGGATGCTGAAGGATGCCGGCGGTCTCCCCAACCATGGTAACGACCGCAAGGCGTGGTCGGCCGGATGCCGTTTCGATTTTGAAAACCCCGAACACAGAAGCTGA